A genome region from Setaria italica strain Yugu1 chromosome III, Setaria_italica_v2.0, whole genome shotgun sequence includes the following:
- the LOC101772934 gene encoding mitochondrial import inner membrane translocase subunit Tim9: protein MDKSLLGDLDGLPEEDKMRMAAMVDQLQIRDSLRMYNSLVERCFTDCVDTFRRKTLDKQEESCVHRCAEKFLKHSMRVGMRFAELNQGVATPD from the exons atggacaaGAGCTTGCTCGGCGACCTGGACGGCCTCCCGGAGGAGGACAAGATGCGCATGGCCGCCATGGTAGACCAGCTCCAGATCCGTGACAG TCTGAGAATGTACAATTCCCTGGTGGAGAGGTGCTTTACAGACTGCGTGGACACGTTCCGCCGCAAGACCCTGGACAAGCAAGAGGAGTCGTGCGTCCACCGCTGCGCCGAGAAGTTCCTGAAGCACTCCATGAGGGTCGGCATGAGGTTTGCCGAGCTTAACCAGGGCGTGGCCACCCCCGATTAA
- the LOC101772529 gene encoding uncharacterized protein LOC101772529, with protein sequence MAEPKSSKSKSKSKSKSSSSHDAAASKKSKASAAAAAGPGTLDALFAPCADVKGLRFGAQLVTRALTVRRASPLELPHLLRAAHSPAPGAAAAATGDALSFAPTTTAYIPTNFAILAHHAWHTLTLGLGTKNSKAAVFVFESAAMKAAADAAWPGVVPLGDVGRRLIRAAPGAPEMARFKFRKGCVTFYVYAVRTAGTRGFARADELRAVVEAVARLKDFLDHTAMLALPGQRSIDVAAAAVGVVH encoded by the coding sequence ATGGCGGAGCCCAAGTCGTCCAAGAGCAAGTCCAAGTCCAAGtccaagagcagcagcagccacgacGCGGCGGCGTCCAAGAAGTCCaaggccagcgccgccgccgcggcgggcccGGGGACCCTGGACGCGCTCTTCGCGCCGTGCGCGGACGTCAAGGGCCTCCGCTTCGGCGCGCAGCTCGTCACGCGCGCGCTCACCGTGCGCCGCGCGTCCCCGCTCGAGCTCCCgcacctcctccgcgccgcgcactcccccgcccccggcgccgcggccgcggccacggGGGACGCGCTGTCGTtcgcgccgacgacgacggcgtacATCCCGACCAACTTCGCCATCCTGGCGCACCACGCGTGGCACACCCTGACGCTGGGGCTGGGCACCAAGAACTCCAAGGCCGCCGTCTTCGTCTTCGAGTCCGCCGCCATGAAggccgccgcggacgccgcgTGGCCGGGCGTCGTCCCGCTCGGCGACGTCGGCCGCCGCCTCATCCGCGCGGCGCCCGGCGCGCCCGAGATGGCGCGGTTCAAGTTCCGCAAGGGCTGCGTCACCTTCTACGTCTACGCCGTCCGGACCGCCGGCACCCGCGGGTTCGCGCGCGCCGACGAGCTCAGGGCCGTCGTGGAGGCCGTCGCCAGGCTCAAGGACTTCCTGGACCACACCGCCATGCTCGCGCTCCCGGGCCAGAGGAGcatcgacgtcgccgccgccgcggtgggcgTCGTGCATTGA